In Morganella morganii, the following are encoded in one genomic region:
- the yciH gene encoding stress response translation initiation inhibitor YciH — protein sequence MDNNSRLVYSTDAGRIDEPEVKAERPKGDGIVRIQRQTSGRKGKGVCLITGIDLDDAALSKLAADLKKRCGCGGALKDGVIEIQGDKRDLLKQLLEEKGFKVKLAGG from the coding sequence ATGGACAATAATTCACGCCTGGTTTATTCCACAGATGCCGGCCGTATTGATGAGCCGGAAGTCAAAGCGGAACGCCCGAAAGGTGACGGTATTGTCCGTATTCAGCGTCAGACCAGCGGCCGTAAAGGTAAGGGTGTGTGCCTGATCACCGGTATTGATTTGGATGATGCTGCACTGAGCAAGCTGGCGGCAGATCTGAAAAAACGCTGCGGCTGCGGCGGGGCGCTGAAAGACGGTGTAATTGAAATTCAGGGTGATAAACGCGATTTACTGAAGCAACTGCTGGAAGAGAAAGGCTTTAAAGTCAAACTGGCAGGCGGCTGA
- the lapB gene encoding lipopolysaccharide assembly protein LapB, with product MLELLFLLLPIAAAYGWYMGRRSAQQNQQQHADRLSRDYVAGVNFLLSDQQDKAVDLFLDMLKEDSSAFEAHLTLGNLFRSRGEVERAIRIHQSLMESASLSYDQRLLATQQLGRDYVAAGVYDRAEVLFLQLIDEADFRQSALQSLLSIYQSTSDWSKAIDIGEKLLKQGDSGQRENIANFYCELALQALGSDNTDGAFAYLAKAAGVDKNCARVSIMQGRIHIERAEYSKAVTVLKRVFEQDKEMVSETLPMLETCYTHLDQPAEWAEYLLHCSDENIGAIAELYLADIIEQQEGPEMAITYVNRQLQRHPTMRLFCRLMEYYLSEAEEGRAKESLGLLRNMVGEQIRTKPDYRCGKCGFTSHALYWHCPSCRSWDTIKPIRGLDGQ from the coding sequence ATGCTTGAGCTGTTGTTTCTTCTGTTGCCCATTGCTGCCGCATACGGCTGGTATATGGGGCGGCGCAGCGCGCAGCAGAATCAACAACAACATGCTGACCGCCTGTCACGCGACTATGTGGCAGGCGTAAACTTTTTGCTGTCCGATCAGCAGGATAAAGCGGTTGATTTGTTCCTCGACATGCTGAAAGAAGACAGCTCTGCATTTGAAGCTCACCTGACACTCGGCAACCTGTTCCGTTCGCGCGGCGAAGTGGAACGCGCCATCCGCATCCACCAGTCTCTGATGGAAAGCGCCTCTCTCTCCTATGACCAGCGTCTCCTCGCCACACAACAGCTGGGCCGCGATTATGTGGCCGCCGGGGTCTATGACCGGGCGGAAGTCCTGTTTTTACAGCTGATTGATGAGGCGGATTTCAGACAAAGTGCACTCCAGTCGCTGTTATCGATCTATCAGTCCACCAGTGACTGGAGCAAAGCTATCGATATCGGTGAAAAGCTGCTGAAACAGGGTGATAGCGGGCAGCGGGAGAATATCGCTAATTTCTATTGTGAGCTGGCATTGCAGGCGCTGGGCAGCGATAACACTGACGGGGCATTTGCGTATCTTGCCAAAGCGGCGGGGGTGGATAAAAACTGTGCCCGGGTGTCGATTATGCAGGGGCGCATTCATATTGAACGGGCGGAATACAGCAAAGCCGTTACCGTGCTCAAGCGGGTGTTTGAGCAGGATAAAGAAATGGTCAGTGAAACACTGCCAATGCTGGAAACCTGCTACACGCACCTTGATCAGCCGGCAGAATGGGCAGAATACCTGCTGCACTGTTCGGATGAAAATATTGGCGCTATTGCCGAACTCTATCTTGCGGATATTATTGAACAGCAGGAAGGGCCGGAAATGGCGATCACCTATGTTAACCGCCAGTTGCAGCGCCATCCGACCATGCGTCTGTTCTGCCGTCTGATGGAATATTATCTGTCAGAGGCGGAGGAAGGGCGTGCCAAAGAGAGTCTCGGCCTGCTGCGTAACATGGTCGGCGAACAAATCCGGACAAAACCGGATTACCGCTGCGGCAAATGCGGATTTACATCACACGCCCTGTACTGGCACTGCCCGTCCTGCCGGTCATGGGATACTATCAAGCCTATCAGAGGGCTGGACGGACAGTGA
- a CDS encoding glycine zipper 2TM domain-containing protein: MKKIVTALLVAGGLLALSGCKNLSEQEKDTAIGAELGAISGAILTDGSGLGTVGGAAVGGIIGHEAGQ; encoded by the coding sequence ATGAAGAAAATAGTAACGGCATTGCTTGTTGCTGGTGGCCTGCTGGCACTCAGCGGCTGTAAGAACCTGTCAGAGCAGGAGAAAGATACCGCAATTGGTGCTGAGTTAGGTGCTATCAGCGGCGCGATCCTGACGGATGGTTCCGGTCTGGGTACAGTGGGTGGTGCTGCCGTCGGCGGGATTATCGGCCACGAGGCCGGTCAGTGA
- the pyrF gene encoding orotidine-5'-phosphate decarboxylase has protein sequence MTSLSSHTGRADIASPVIVALDYDNPDDALAFADRIDPAQCRLKVGKELFTFCGPECVRALQQRGFEVFLDLKFHDIPNTAAHAVRAAAELGVWMVNVHAAGGERMMTAAKEILLPYGNDAPLLIAVTVLTSMEQSDLAGTGIDATPAEHALRLAKLTQNCGLDGVVCSAHEAKLMKETLGREFKLVTPGIRPEGSDAGDQRRIMTPPQAVSAGVDYMVIGRPITRSDNPQAALQAINASVGVL, from the coding sequence ATGACATCTCTTTCTTCGCATACAGGCCGTGCAGATATCGCATCGCCTGTTATTGTTGCGCTCGATTACGACAACCCGGATGATGCGCTGGCTTTTGCCGACCGTATCGATCCGGCACAGTGCCGTCTGAAAGTCGGTAAAGAGCTGTTTACCTTCTGCGGGCCGGAATGTGTCCGCGCGTTACAGCAGCGCGGGTTTGAGGTCTTTCTTGACCTGAAATTCCATGATATTCCGAATACCGCAGCGCATGCGGTGCGGGCAGCGGCTGAGCTGGGTGTGTGGATGGTTAACGTCCACGCGGCAGGTGGTGAACGCATGATGACAGCGGCAAAAGAGATCCTGCTGCCGTACGGCAACGATGCGCCGCTGCTGATCGCGGTAACTGTGCTGACCAGCATGGAGCAATCCGACCTGGCCGGAACCGGTATTGATGCCACACCGGCAGAGCACGCGCTGCGTCTGGCAAAATTAACACAGAACTGCGGGCTGGATGGTGTGGTCTGTTCTGCTCATGAAGCGAAACTGATGAAAGAGACCCTGGGCCGGGAATTTAAACTGGTCACGCCGGGGATCCGCCCTGAAGGCAGTGATGCCGGTGACCAGCGGCGTATCATGACACCACCGCAGGCAGTCAGTGCCGGGGTGGATTACATGGTTATCGGGCGGCCAATCACCCGCAGTGATAACCCGCAGGCGGCATTACAGGCGATTAATGCTTCAGTGGGAGTATTATAA